The DNA sequence CGCGGATCTGAACACGGTCACCGGTGCCACCGACAACGGCGACAACTCGATCACCTTCACCAACCAGAAGTTCAACCGGTTCTCCGGACCGGGCACCTGCTTCGCCAACGGCTACTTCACGGCGAAGTACGCGCCCGTCCGGGACACCAGCGTGAGCGGCAGCCCGCTGGTCTTCGTGCAGTGATCCCCTGACCGGCAGCCGCGGTCGCTCCGCTGTCCTCGCGGACGGAGCGCCCGCGGCTGCCCTGCCGATCCGCCTCCGGCTTGACCGTGACCGCGTACGGCCTGACGGCACACGGCATCGCTGCTTGCGGACCGGGCCGGCCGCCGGGCACGACGTGCCCGGATCACGGACCGGCGACCGGCGCCGGGTCGGCGCCGAGGCCGTCGCGGATCAGCAGATCCAGGTCGACGTAGTAGCGGCCCGACTCGCGCAGCTCGCCCAGCAGCACCCGCCGGGCGACGTCGGCGACCAGCGCTCCGCCCAGGCTGACCCCGGAGGCCAGCTGCGGCCAGCTGCTCAGCTCGACGCCGATGCGCGGAATCGAGGCGGCCAGCTTGGGGCTGATCTCGCCGATCATCTTGAGCACGTTCTCGATCACCTCGGCCCGGCTGAGATCGGCCAGGTCCGCCGACCCGATCGGGCCGAGGATGCCGTGCAGCAGCGGCCGGTCCGGCTCCAGGTCGAAGCGCTCGATGTCGAGCATGCCCCGGTCGTTGGTGTCCATCAGGACCGGGATGCGGCAGGTGCGCGCCCATTCGCGGGCCGCGAGCTTGATGCGGGGCTCGTCGCACTCCTCGACCAGCAGGTCGATCGGGCCGCTGCCGCCGAGGAAGAACCGCTTGATGTTGTTGTCGTGCAGCCCGTCGGGATAGACGTCCACGTCGAGGTACGGGTCGAGTTCGAACAGCTGCCGGGCCGCGATCACGGTCTTGTTGACGCCGAGCTCGTGCACCCCGGCGCGCAGCCGGTTGAGGTTGGACAGGGCCAGCGTGTCGAAGTCCGCCAGGGTGAACGCGGTCGCGATCCCCTCGGTGGCCAGGGTCAGGGCGGCGCTGTTGCCGACCGACAGCCCGATGACGCCGACGCGGCGTCCCGCGAGGCTGCGCTGCTGCTCCCGGCTGATCTTGCCGCAGTTGCGGTCGGTGCGCAGCAGCCGGAAGTCGTCGCGGTCCAGCAGGTGCACCAGCCGCCCCGACCACGGGTAGAACACCCAGGTGCCGGCCTGCCACGGCTCGGCGCCGCCCAGGTGGTCGCCGGCGAGGCGGGCTAGCTGGTCGCGATCGCCCTTCAGCGGCGGGTGCAGCGTGGCGACCAGGTCGGCCACCTGCTCGGCGAAGGTGTCGCAGACCTCGCGCACCCGCCCCGAGACCAGCAGCTCCTCGAACCGCCGCCGGTCGCCGTCACCGCTCGGCCGGAACAGTTCGGGGCGCCAGGCGAGCACGTCGCCGTCGCGTTCCTGCGCGGCCAGCAGTTCGGGGATCGTCACCTGTGCTCCTTATACGCGAGCCCGGCCGGGCCGGAGGCCGACAGGGCCGCCGGGACGGTCGACTCCATGATGGACACCTCGGGCCCGTCCGGCTTCCACTCGTGGGCCAGGACGGAGTAGCTGACCACGTCGTGCCAGACGCCGTGGGTGTGGAACAGTTCCCGCATGAACCCTTCCTGGACCAGGCCCAGGCGGGTCATCCGCTCGTGCATGCGCAGGTAGTCGGTGCGCCTGCCGCCCCAGATGCGGTGCAGGGCGAGCGGGCCGAACCCGTATGCCATGAGCAGGCGGGAGGCGGTCACGCCCCGGCCCACCCCCGGGGACTCGGGGATCACGATGAGGCCGCCGAGCATCGCATTGCGGCCGTACTCCTCCACCAGCAGCCGGACCACTCCGACCAGGTCGGGTGCGCCGTCGACGGTGATGGCCAGGGTGTACTGCGTGCGGGGGGTGCGCCGCGCCGCGGCCAGGTGCGCCTCCAGCGCCTCGGGCACCTGCTCGGCCGCCAGCTTGTCGAATCCCATGAACTGGGTCAGCTCGGGATCGGTGTAGAGCCTTGTCAGCGCGGGCAGGTCCTGCTCGCACAGCTCCCGCAGGACGATGTCGCCACCGTCGATGGTCACCGGAAAGGGCACTCGGCACCCCTTTGGTCTGACGAACCCCCATGGCCATGACTTCGATCTCCGCTGATCTGTTGCAGCGTAGGAGATGCGGCGGGCGGCCGCCTCAGCCAGCCGGGTGGGGCCATCGAGCCGCGTCGACACCGCCGACCGGCCGCGCAGCCGACGCGGCTGCACGGCGGCGTGCCCGGCCCGGGTCGGGCGCGGGGACGCCGTCGGTCGGAGTCACTCGTGCGGGCGCAGGACGCCCAGCGTGCGTACCGTGTCGGCGAGCGCGCGGATGGGTTCGTTCTCCGACTCGGTCCGCCACACGAGTGCGTACCGCAGCTCCTCCAGGTCCCGGACGGGGATGTAGGCGAGATCCGGGCGCACCAGGTACCGGGAGACGTGGGCCGGGTAGAGGGCGACGACCTCCCCGACGCTGACCATGGTCAGGACTTCGTCGTTGTTGCGCACGACCGGCCCGCGCTCGATCACCCGGCCGGTGCGGGTGTGCGGCGGAGCGTAGCCGTCGAACCAGTAGTCCGGTGAGACGACCTGGGGATGCTGGAAGTCTGCGGCCGCCTCCAGCGGGATCGACGACCGCGGGGCGAGTTCGTGCCCGACGGCCACGGCCAGCACCCGGGGCTCGGACAGGATCACCGGACCCACCGTCAGATCGGGTTCCTCCACCGGCAGCCACGCGACCAGCACGTCGATCTCACCCGCACGCAGGCCGGCGAACGGGTCGACGAACGGAGCGAACTGGAAGCGCAGCTTCCAGCGCGGATGGTCGGCCTGGAACGACTCCCAGAAGCGCCGCATGTCGTATCGGTTGACCGGCAGCAGGCCGACGCGCAGGACGTGGTCGATGCCCCGGGCGGCGAGCTGGGCGCGGGCGAGGCCGGCGCGCAGTCCCGCGTAGACCGGTCGCAGGTCGTCGTACAGCTGCCGGCCCAGCGGCGTGAGCTGGATCTGGCGGCGGTTCGCGCGATCGAACAGCTCCCCGCCGACTCGGCGTTCCTGCTGCTTGACGGCCTGGCTGATCCGGGCCTGGGAGACGTACAGCCGCTGCGCGGTGCGGCCGAAGTGCAGTTCCTCGGCAAGCGTCAGGAAGATCTCGATGTCGCGAATCTCCATGCGCTCCCCGATGCCCGCGGCTGTGCCGCCTGACAGGTTACGCCGGGCAGCCGCGGCGGCCCAGGGCACTTCTCCCCGCCGCATCGCGTCACCGTGCCGCAGGCGCCGAGGTCAGCGGGTTCTGTTAACCCCACTGTTATCGCCGGGCATGCGAAGTCGTCGTTGATCAAGCTGCCGCGGGTGGCCAGGGTATGAGCCATGGGTTTGGACCTGACGGCGATGCACGCCGCACACGGGGCGCTGCGCCTGGAACTGGAGCAGCTGGCACGCATCGCCGTCGGCGACGATCCCGGGCGCGTCCTGCGTACCGCGCCGGGGTGGCAGCTGTTCACCCGGACGCTGCACAGCCACTACCGCACCGAGGACGAACTGCTCTGGCCGGCGCTGCGGCGGCGTGCCGGACGGCCCGGCGAGCTGGTGCCGCTGGAGGCACTGGAGGCCGAGCACGCGGCTCTCGGCGAGGTGGTCGCGGCGATCGACACGCTGCTCGCCGGCCCGGAGGTCGACCCGGTCTGGCTCGGGGACCTGCTCGATTCGCTGATCGCGGGACTGCGCGGGCACCTCGCCCACGAGGAGCAGGCCGCGATCCCGCTCATCACCCGGCTCCTGACGCCGCAGGAGTGGACAGCCTTCGAGCAGGTCCACCACCGCCGGATCGGCACGACGCTGACCCGGGCCCCGGCCGACCGCTGGACCGCCCGTGCCTGACCGCAATCCATCACCAGCCGCATCGGAGGCCGAACCATGAGCAGACGCACCGCCGCCCCCTGGCTCCGCATCAGTCCCGCCCGCAGACGCGCTGGTGGGCCGCGGCCGCCGCCGCCCGGCCCCGCTCCGCCTCGCGGCACGACCCTGCCCCGTCCCACCTCGCGTGGGGCTGTTCCACCGGCCCATGTCATGACTTCGACGTCAGAAAGCAGATCAGCATTATGGATACCAGCAGGAAGAGCGCCCTCACCGAGACGGGGCTGCGCAAGATGCGTGACGTGCTGGCGCGGCACGTCGATTCCGGGCGGATACCCGGGTTCGTCGCGCTGGTGAGCCAGGGCGGCGAGACGCATGTCGAGACGATGGGGACGATGCGCCACGACGGTGGTCCGCCGATGGCCCGCGACACCCTCTTCCGGATGGCCTCGACGTCCAAACCGGTCACGGCCGCCGCGGCGATGATCCTGCTCGACGAGTGCAGGCTGCGCCTGGACGACACCGTGGACCGCTGGCTGCCGGAACTCGCCGACCGCCGGGTGCTCTCGCGCGTCGACGCCCCGCTGGACGACACGGTGCCGGCCCGGCGGCCGATCACCGTGCGGGACGTGCTGACCTCCACCTTCGGGCTCGGCATGGACATGACGGCGCTGGGCACCCCGATCATGGGTGCGGTCTTCGAGCAGGGGCTCACCCCCAACCTGCCGGAGCCGATGCCCGAGCCGGACGAGTGGCTGCGCCGCCTCGGCGCGCTGCCCCTGATGCACCAGCCCGGCGAGCGGTGGCAGTACCACATCGCCAGTGACCTGCTCGGCGTGCTCGTCGCCCGGGTCACCGGCCAGTCGTTCGAGGCGTTCCTGCGGGAGCGGCTCTTCGGTCCGCTGGGCATGGCGGACACCGGTTTCCACGTACCCGCCGGGAAGCTCGACCGGCTGCCGCCCGCGTACGTTCCCGACCCGCAGACCGGTGAGTTCCACGTGTGGGACCACGCCGAGGGCGGACGCCACAGCACCCCTCCGGCGTTCCAGGGCGGGGGCGGCGGCCTGGTCTCCACCGTCGACGACTACCACGCCTACTTCCGCATGCTGCTGAACCACGGGACACACGGCGGCGAGCGGATCCTGTCCCGGGCCGCGGTCGAGCTGATGACCACCAACCGGCTCACGCCCGAGCAGCAGGCCGCCCGCACCACGCTGGCCACCGAGAACGTCCATGTCTCGTTCGGCCAGGGGCAGCAGGGCGGCTGGGGCTTCGGCATGGCGGTGCGGACCTACCGCGGCGACTACGCGCCCATCGGCCAGTTCGGATGGGACGGCGGAAGCGGCACCACGACCTACGCCGACCCGCAGAACCAGGTCGTCGGCATTCTGCTCACCCAGGTCGGTCTGTCCGTCCCGGATCCGGCGTGGCTGGTCCAGGACTTCTGGACCGCGCTCTACCAGTCGCTCGGCGACTGACCCGAGCAATCGCGGGACGCCCGTCCCGCCGACCCCACATCCCCTCGTACAAAGGATTGATCATGTCCATCGTTCTGTCCGACCAGGACAAGCAGACCCTGCGCACCGCCGCGTACGGCGCCGTGTCGCTGCTGGCCGCCGCCGGTGCCGCCGGAGGCTCGCCGCACAAGATCGCCACGGACGGCAGCATCGCCCTGGCCTCCGCGACCGGCCCGGTCGGTCACGTGCTCGCCGCCCAGTCGGCGGTGAAGGTGAGCGGCAAGTCCGTCGCGGAGATCGCCGACCAGGTGCTGCCGGCGCTGACGGCGTCGGTGGTCCTGCCCGGAAAGCAGGACCCGGCCGAGGCCGAGAACTTCCGCGGCGTCGTCGACGTCGCCATCCAGGCCGCCACCCGGGCGGGCAAGGACGAGCCCAGCCCCACCATGGCGGCCGTCATCCGCCAGATCACCGCCGCCCTCGACGCCGCCTGAGCCGACGGCACCCGCTCGGGTGGTGGCCGGCCTCGCGCCGGCCGCCACCCGAGCGGCAGGCCTCAGGCGGAGTAGATGAGTTTGACGCCGCCGACGGTCAGCACGGCCACCGTGGCGCCGCCGACGCCGGAGTTGAGGTTGCGCCAGGCGTTGTTGCTGGCCGCCTCGTGCACGTAGCCGCCCGCGCTGGTGTAGATGTGCTTGACGCCCCCGACGTTCATCGCCGCGAGCGTGCCGTCGGAGACGCCGGAGATGCCGGTCCACAGGTTCTGCCAGCCCGCGTTGCTGGCCGCCTCGTACACCGAGCCGCCGTTGACCGTGTAGATGATCTTCGTACTGCCGAGGGTGATGGCCGCGACCGCCGAGGCGGGGATGCCGGTGTTCAGGTTGCGCCAGGCGTTGGCGCTGCTGGCCTCGTGCACGTATCCGCCGACGATGCTGTAGACGTATTTGATCCCGTCGAGCTGGATCACCGAGATCGACGACGAGCCGACCCCGCCGATGCCGCTGTTGAGGTTGCGCCAGGCGTTGTTGCTGGCCGCCTCGTGGACGTACCCGTCGACGACGCTGTAGATGAGCTTCACCCCGTCGAGGTTCAGCGCGGCCAGGGCGGTGCCCTGCGCGCCGGTGACGCCGGTCCACAGGTTCTGCCAGCCCGCGTTGCTGGCCGCCTCGAAGATCCGGCCGCCGTTGAGGGTGTACAGGATCTTGGTGGTGCCCAGTGCGATCGGCGCCACCGCCGAGCCGGTCACCGCACCGGCGCTGCCGGAGACCGGCAGCGCCCGCCAGGCGTTGTTGCTGGCCGCCTCGTACACCTGCCGCGGCGACACCCCGCCCGGGTGCTGTGCGATGTAGACCAGCGGGCTGATCCGGTTGCCGGCCGGGTCGATCATGTGCCAGTGCACGTGCGGGCCGGTGGAGCTGCCCGAGCCGGGTGCCCCGGCCGCGCCGCCGGACAGGCCGACGATCGTGCCCGCCTCGACGTAGGTGCCGTTGGCGAGCAGGAACTGCGACAGGTGCAGGTATTGGCTGCGGTAGCCGTCGGCGTGGTAGATCGTGACGGTGTGGCCGCCGGAGCCGTTGTACGGCGTGTTCTGGACCGTTCCGGCACCGCAGGCGGGCAGGCGGGTGCCCACGGGCATGCCGAAGTCGATGCCGCCGAGCGAGCCCCGGGCCAGGTGGCCCTCCCAGGTGTCGGTGATCGGGTATGCGGTGAACGGGTTGTAGATCACCGGTGCCGCGTACGCCGCCCCGGGCAGCGCCAGCACCCCGCCCGCGGCCATCGCGCCCGCGCCCAGCGCGGCGGTGCGCAGCATCGCGCGGCGGCTCAGGCCCGGCGTGGGCTCGCCCTCGCCCGCGCAGCAGCCGCCTTCGTCGGTTCGTGCCATGTCACTCCTCTTCCGGCCAAGGGAACGCATCCGCGCAGATGGATCGACAGCGGTGCGCGCCCATTGTCGGAGGGCGGGTTCACACGTCGGCACATCCGGCCGTCACACGCGGTCAGGCCGCGGGCAGGCGGGCCAGCCGGTCGCGCAGGTCCTGGGCGTCGGGGTGGCCCAGTTCGTCGAGCATGGCCAGCGCGTGCCGCCAGGCGTCCGCGGCGGCCCGGTCGTCCCCGGCCGCGTGGTGGGCGTCGCCGAGGTGCGCCAGGGTGATCGTCTCGTAGTAGGGGTCGGCGAGTCCGCGCAGCACCACCAGCGCCTCCCGGTAGTGGACCATCGCCTGCCCGTGGTCGCCCCGGCTGTGGTGGGCGAAGCCGAGGCTGTCCAGCGCGTTGGCCAGTCCTTCCTGGTCGGCGAGGTCCCGGTGCACTTCGACGGCCTGCTCGCAGTACTCGACGGCGTCGCCGTACTGACCCAGCTGGGCGTGCAGCCAGCCGATACTGTTGAGGGCCTGGCCGCGGCCGATGAGGTGGCCCGCCGACCCGAACCGGTCCAGTGCCCGCCGGGCGGCCAGCAGCGCCGCGTGCCGGTCGCCCTGCCCCTCGTGGACGAGGCTCATCCGCAGATTGGTGTACGCCTGGCCGACCGGGTCGGCGAGTTCCCCGAACAGGTCGTCGGCGCGGCGCAGGTGCGTGTGCGCCAGCGGGTAGCGCTTCAGGCGGTTGTACGCCAGCCCGAGGCCGCCGTGCGCGTGGGCCTGGCCGACCCGGTCCGCGACCCGCTCGGCAGCCGCCAGCGCGGTGCGCTGGGTGGCGACCCAGTCGTGCCAGTGCCCGCCCCGGTCCAGGAACGTCGACAGCGCCGAGGCCAGCTGCCACGCGTACTCGGCGAGGTCGGTGTCGGCGGCCGCGCTCGTCGCGGCCAGCAGCGCCGCGTGCTCGCGCGCGAACCACGCCGACGCCGTGCCGGTGTCGGCGAACCGGGCGGGGCTCGCGCCGGGCTCCACCGGCAGCAGGCTCAGCTTGTACCGGTGCGGGTAGATCAGGACCGCCGCCGTGTACGCGCTGTGCAGGTAGTACGCCAGCACCCGCCGCAGCGCGGCCTGCCGGCCGGACCCTGGGTCGGTGCGGCGGGCCAGCTCGGCGGCGTAGGTCCGCAGCAGATCGTGCAGCGAGAACCGGTCCGGGGTGTGCTCGGTGATCAGGTGGGCGCGCACCAGTTCGGCCAGCGCGGGCCGGACCTCGGCCGGCGGCGCGCCGGCCAGGCTGGCCGCCGCGCCGGGGCCGAGGTCCTGTCCCGGATGCAGCCCGAGCAGCCGGAACAGCGCCGCGGCCGACGGCGTCAAGCTGCGGTACGACCAGGAGAACGCCGCGTGCACGTCGGCGGTGATCCCGTCCACCCTGGCGGCGCCCAGGCCCTGCCGCGTGGCGGACAGCTCAGCCGCGAGCACGTCCAGCGGCAGGCCCGGCTGGACGGCGGCGCGGGCAGCGACCATGGCCAGCGCCAGCGGAAGGCGCGCGCAGCGGGCCGCGATCTGGGCGGCGGCCTGCGCCTGGGCGGCCACGCGCTCCGGACCCAGGCGCCCGGCCAGGAGCTCCCGGGCCTCGTCGTCGGGCAGCACGTCGAGGGTCACCGGATGGGCGCCTTCCAGCGCCACCAGGTCTAGCAGCTGGTCACGGCTGGTGATCAGCACCAGCCCGCCGCCTCCGCCGGGCAGCAGCGGCCGGACCTGTTCGGCGTCGAACGCGTTGTCGAGCAGCACCAGCATGCGCCGCCCGGCGATGACGCTGCGGTACAGGCCCGCCTGGGCGTCGAGGCCGGGCGGGACGCGGTCGGGCGCGACACCGAGCCCGTCGAGCAGGCCGCGCAGCGCCTCGCCGGGCTCGACCGGACGGGCGGCGGGATGGAATCCGCGCAGGTTGACGTAGAGCTGCCCGTCGGGGAACCTGGCCGCGACCCGGTGTGCGAAATGGACCGCGAGCGCCGTCTTGCCCACCCCGGCGGTGCCCATGAGGACGGTGACCACAGTGGTCGGCGGCGTGGCACCGGCGGCGCCGGCGAGCGTCTCCAGGCGGGCCAGTTCCGCACCGCGGCCGGCGAAGCCGCGCACGTCCAGGGGCAGTTGGGCGGGCACCACCGCCGCCGGCCGGGCCGTACGCGGCGGCGTGCCCTGACCGCCCGCTGCCGGGCCGGGGTCGCCGGGCGGGTCGAGGGCGCGGTCGCCCAGCAGGATGCGCCGTTCGAGGTCCCGCAGCTCGCTGCCGACGTCGAGGCCGTAGCCCTCGGACAGGGCCTGGCGCGCGGTGCGGTAGGCGCCGAGCGCGTCGGTGACCCGGCCGCTGCGGTACAGCGCGAGCATCAGCTGGGCGACGAGCCGCTGCCGGACCGGGTCGGCGGCCACCGCGGCGGTCAGCTCCGGCACGATCAGCGCGTGGTTGCCGCAGTCGAGCTCCGCGTCGAACAGCTGCTCCAGCACCCGGTCGCGCCGCTCGCCGAGGTGGGCGCGGGCCGCGGCGGCGTACGGTGCCCGTACCCCCGCCAGCGGCTGCGGGCCGCGCCACAGGCCGAGCGCCGCACGCAGCAGCCTGACGGCCTCGGCGGGCGCGCGCGCCGCCCGTGCCTGGCCGACGAGGTGGGTGAACACCGCGAGGTCGAGCCGGCCGTGGGCGATGTGCAGGGTGTAACCGGCGGGCTGGCGGTCCACGGCGGCCAGCGGGCCGTCGCCGTCGCGCAGGGCGGCGCGCAGGGTGGAGACCATGTTCTGCACCTGTACGGTCGCGGTGCGCGGCGGTGCCCCGCCCCACATCGCCTCGACGATCTCGTCCATCGTCACCAGTCGCCCGGTGTGCAGCATGAGCAGGGCGACCAGGTCGAGCTGCTGGCGGCGGGCGAATCGCAGCGGCCGGCCCGAGGCGACGACCTCCACCGGGCCGAGCACGCGGAAGTCGCCACCGTGGCCGTCTGCGATCATCGGCGCCGATCGTAGCCGGGATGGATGAACGGCCCATAGCGGGCGGGTGCCGGTGTTCGCGCGGGCGCGTACGACGAAGGCCGACCCGGTGGTCCGGATCGGCCTTCTGTCGTCGGCGTCCTGGCTCAGCCTGGGCCGAAGGAGACGGTCAGGGTGGGCTTGTTGGTGTTCTCGCGGCTGTGCAGGCGCTGCTCGAAACCTGCCGCGCCCTCGCCGGCGTCGCGGATCTGCAGGCCGGTGTTGCCGGCGGCGTACAGGTCGGCGACCTGCGGGGTGACCGTCCACTCCACCCAGCCCGCACGCACGGTCGCGGTGGCCGGGTTGCCGGTCGTCGCGGGCTGGGTGCGCCAGGTGACCCCGGTCTCGGTCCATGATCCGGCGAGCCGGGTGGCCCGCACGGTGCGCGTGGAGACGGCCGTGGACAGGTAGATGCGGAGCTTCGCGGTGGTGACCTTGCATCCTGCGGGCAGAGTCGGCAGCGGGAAGTGGACCAGTGACCGGGCGTCGGCGTTGGCCTTGCTCCGTACCTTCAGGA is a window from the Catellatospora sp. TT07R-123 genome containing:
- a CDS encoding hemerythrin domain-containing protein yields the protein MGLDLTAMHAAHGALRLELEQLARIAVGDDPGRVLRTAPGWQLFTRTLHSHYRTEDELLWPALRRRAGRPGELVPLEALEAEHAALGEVVAAIDTLLAGPEVDPVWLGDLLDSLIAGLRGHLAHEEQAAIPLITRLLTPQEWTAFEQVHHRRIGTTLTRAPADRWTARA
- a CDS encoding BTAD domain-containing putative transcriptional regulator, which codes for MIADGHGGDFRVLGPVEVVASGRPLRFARRQQLDLVALLMLHTGRLVTMDEIVEAMWGGAPPRTATVQVQNMVSTLRAALRDGDGPLAAVDRQPAGYTLHIAHGRLDLAVFTHLVGQARAARAPAEAVRLLRAALGLWRGPQPLAGVRAPYAAAARAHLGERRDRVLEQLFDAELDCGNHALIVPELTAAVAADPVRQRLVAQLMLALYRSGRVTDALGAYRTARQALSEGYGLDVGSELRDLERRILLGDRALDPPGDPGPAAGGQGTPPRTARPAAVVPAQLPLDVRGFAGRGAELARLETLAGAAGATPPTTVVTVLMGTAGVGKTALAVHFAHRVAARFPDGQLYVNLRGFHPAARPVEPGEALRGLLDGLGVAPDRVPPGLDAQAGLYRSVIAGRRMLVLLDNAFDAEQVRPLLPGGGGGLVLITSRDQLLDLVALEGAHPVTLDVLPDDEARELLAGRLGPERVAAQAQAAAQIAARCARLPLALAMVAARAAVQPGLPLDVLAAELSATRQGLGAARVDGITADVHAAFSWSYRSLTPSAAALFRLLGLHPGQDLGPGAAASLAGAPPAEVRPALAELVRAHLITEHTPDRFSLHDLLRTYAAELARRTDPGSGRQAALRRVLAYYLHSAYTAAVLIYPHRYKLSLLPVEPGASPARFADTGTASAWFAREHAALLAATSAAADTDLAEYAWQLASALSTFLDRGGHWHDWVATQRTALAAAERVADRVGQAHAHGGLGLAYNRLKRYPLAHTHLRRADDLFGELADPVGQAYTNLRMSLVHEGQGDRHAALLAARRALDRFGSAGHLIGRGQALNSIGWLHAQLGQYGDAVEYCEQAVEVHRDLADQEGLANALDSLGFAHHSRGDHGQAMVHYREALVVLRGLADPYYETITLAHLGDAHHAAGDDRAAADAWRHALAMLDELGHPDAQDLRDRLARLPAA
- a CDS encoding serine hydrolase, whose translation is MDTSRKSALTETGLRKMRDVLARHVDSGRIPGFVALVSQGGETHVETMGTMRHDGGPPMARDTLFRMASTSKPVTAAAAMILLDECRLRLDDTVDRWLPELADRRVLSRVDAPLDDTVPARRPITVRDVLTSTFGLGMDMTALGTPIMGAVFEQGLTPNLPEPMPEPDEWLRRLGALPLMHQPGERWQYHIASDLLGVLVARVTGQSFEAFLRERLFGPLGMADTGFHVPAGKLDRLPPAYVPDPQTGEFHVWDHAEGGRHSTPPAFQGGGGGLVSTVDDYHAYFRMLLNHGTHGGERILSRAAVELMTTNRLTPEQQAARTTLATENVHVSFGQGQQGGWGFGMAVRTYRGDYAPIGQFGWDGGSGTTTYADPQNQVVGILLTQVGLSVPDPAWLVQDFWTALYQSLGD
- a CDS encoding ThiF family adenylyltransferase, translating into MTIPELLAAQERDGDVLAWRPELFRPSGDGDRRRFEELLVSGRVREVCDTFAEQVADLVATLHPPLKGDRDQLARLAGDHLGGAEPWQAGTWVFYPWSGRLVHLLDRDDFRLLRTDRNCGKISREQQRSLAGRRVGVIGLSVGNSAALTLATEGIATAFTLADFDTLALSNLNRLRAGVHELGVNKTVIAARQLFELDPYLDVDVYPDGLHDNNIKRFFLGGSGPIDLLVEECDEPRIKLAAREWARTCRIPVLMDTNDRGMLDIERFDLEPDRPLLHGILGPIGSADLADLSRAEVIENVLKMIGEISPKLAASIPRIGVELSSWPQLASGVSLGGALVADVARRVLLGELRESGRYYVDLDLLIRDGLGADPAPVAGP
- a CDS encoding LysR family transcriptional regulator, producing MEIRDIEIFLTLAEELHFGRTAQRLYVSQARISQAVKQQERRVGGELFDRANRRQIQLTPLGRQLYDDLRPVYAGLRAGLARAQLAARGIDHVLRVGLLPVNRYDMRRFWESFQADHPRWKLRFQFAPFVDPFAGLRAGEIDVLVAWLPVEEPDLTVGPVILSEPRVLAVAVGHELAPRSSIPLEAAADFQHPQVVSPDYWFDGYAPPHTRTGRVIERGPVVRNNDEVLTMVSVGEVVALYPAHVSRYLVRPDLAYIPVRDLEELRYALVWRTESENEPIRALADTVRTLGVLRPHE
- a CDS encoding GNAT family N-acetyltransferase yields the protein MPFPVTIDGGDIVLRELCEQDLPALTRLYTDPELTQFMGFDKLAAEQVPEALEAHLAAARRTPRTQYTLAITVDGAPDLVGVVRLLVEEYGRNAMLGGLIVIPESPGVGRGVTASRLLMAYGFGPLALHRIWGGRRTDYLRMHERMTRLGLVQEGFMRELFHTHGVWHDVVSYSVLAHEWKPDGPEVSIMESTVPAALSASGPAGLAYKEHR
- a CDS encoding M23 family metallopeptidase; this encodes MARTDEGGCCAGEGEPTPGLSRRAMLRTAALGAGAMAAGGVLALPGAAYAAPVIYNPFTAYPITDTWEGHLARGSLGGIDFGMPVGTRLPACGAGTVQNTPYNGSGGHTVTIYHADGYRSQYLHLSQFLLANGTYVEAGTIVGLSGGAAGAPGSGSSTGPHVHWHMIDPAGNRISPLVYIAQHPGGVSPRQVYEAASNNAWRALPVSGSAGAVTGSAVAPIALGTTKILYTLNGGRIFEAASNAGWQNLWTGVTGAQGTALAALNLDGVKLIYSVVDGYVHEAASNNAWRNLNSGIGGVGSSSISVIQLDGIKYVYSIVGGYVHEASSANAWRNLNTGIPASAVAAITLGSTKIIYTVNGGSVYEAASNAGWQNLWTGISGVSDGTLAAMNVGGVKHIYTSAGGYVHEAASNNAWRNLNSGVGGATVAVLTVGGVKLIYSA